One Leclercia pneumoniae genomic region harbors:
- the pepA gene encoding leucyl aminopeptidase produces the protein MEFSVKSGSPEKQRSACIVVGVFEPRRLSPIAEQLDKISDGYISALLRRGELEGKPGQTLLLHHVPNVLSERILLIGCGKERELDERQYKQVIQKTINTLNDTGSMEAVCFLTELHVKGRNTYWKVRQAVETAKESLYSFDQLKTNKSEPRRPLRKMVFNVPTRRELTSGERAIQHGLAIAAGIKAAKDLGNMPPNICNAGYLASQARQLADSYSKNVITRVIGEQQMKELGMHSYLAVGNGSQNESLMSVIEYKGNPSEDARPIVLVGKGLTFDSGGISIKPAEGMDEMKYDMCGAAAVYGVMRMVAELQLPLNVIGVLAGCENMPGGRAYRPGDVLTTMSGQTVEVLNTDAEGRLVLCDVLTYVERFEPEAVIDVATLTGACVIALGHHITGLMSNHNPLAHELIGASEQAGDRAWRLPLADEFQDQLESNFADMANIGGRPGGAITAGCFLSRFTRKYNWAHLDIAGTAWRSGKAKGATGRPVALLSQFLLNRAGFNGEE, from the coding sequence ATGGAGTTCAGTGTAAAAAGCGGCAGCCCGGAGAAACAGCGGAGCGCCTGTATCGTTGTGGGTGTCTTTGAGCCCCGCCGCCTCTCCCCCATCGCCGAGCAACTCGACAAAATCAGCGACGGCTATATTAGTGCCCTGCTGCGCCGTGGCGAACTGGAAGGCAAACCGGGACAGACCTTATTACTGCATCATGTTCCCAACGTACTGTCCGAGCGTATTCTTCTGATCGGCTGCGGTAAAGAACGTGAGCTGGATGAGCGCCAGTACAAACAGGTTATTCAGAAAACTATCAATACGCTGAATGATACTGGCTCAATGGAAGCGGTCTGCTTCCTCACCGAGCTGCACGTTAAAGGCCGTAACACTTACTGGAAAGTACGTCAGGCCGTTGAGACGGCAAAAGAGTCGCTGTACAGCTTCGATCAGCTGAAAACTAATAAAAGCGAACCCCGTCGTCCGCTGCGTAAAATGGTCTTTAACGTGCCTACCCGCCGTGAACTGACCAGCGGTGAACGTGCGATTCAGCATGGTCTGGCCATCGCTGCCGGTATTAAAGCCGCGAAAGATCTGGGTAATATGCCACCAAACATCTGTAACGCTGGCTATCTGGCCTCGCAGGCGCGTCAGTTGGCAGACTCTTACAGCAAAAACGTCATCACCCGCGTGATTGGCGAGCAGCAGATGAAAGAGCTGGGCATGCACTCCTACCTCGCGGTGGGAAATGGTTCCCAGAACGAATCCCTGATGTCGGTCATTGAATACAAGGGCAATCCATCTGAAGACGCACGCCCTATCGTGCTGGTGGGTAAAGGCCTGACCTTTGACTCCGGTGGTATCTCCATCAAACCTGCCGAAGGCATGGATGAGATGAAGTACGACATGTGCGGTGCGGCGGCCGTGTACGGTGTCATGCGTATGGTGGCAGAGCTGCAACTGCCGCTTAACGTCATCGGCGTACTGGCCGGCTGTGAAAACATGCCGGGTGGCCGCGCATACCGCCCAGGCGACGTGCTGACCACCATGTCCGGTCAGACCGTTGAAGTGCTGAATACCGATGCTGAAGGCCGCCTGGTGCTGTGCGACGTCCTGACCTACGTTGAGCGCTTCGAACCTGAAGCAGTTATCGATGTGGCAACCCTGACCGGGGCCTGCGTCATTGCGCTGGGCCACCACATCACCGGGCTGATGTCGAACCACAATCCGCTGGCGCACGAGTTGATTGGCGCGTCCGAGCAGGCTGGCGACCGCGCATGGCGACTGCCGCTGGCCGACGAGTTCCAGGATCAGCTGGAGTCGAATTTCGCGGATATGGCGAATATCGGCGGCCGTCCGGGTGGTGCCATCACCGCGGGCTGTTTCCTGTCGCGTTTCACCCGTAAGTACAACTGGGCACACCTCGACATCGCGGGTACCGCATGGCGCTCCGGCAAAGCCAAAGGCGCCACCGGTCGTCCGGTTGCGCTGCTGTCGCAGTTCCTGCTCAACCGCGCCGGCTTTAACGGCGAAGAGTAA
- the holC gene encoding DNA polymerase III subunit chi, translating into MKNATFYILDNDTQQDGLSAVEQLVCDIAAERWRSGKRVLIACEDEQQAIRLDEALWARPAESFVPHNLSGEGPRGGAPVEIAWPQKRNSSARDILISLRTGFADFATAFTEVVDFVPYEDSLKQLARERYKAYRLAGFNLNTATWK; encoded by the coding sequence ATGAAAAACGCAACGTTCTATATTCTGGACAACGATACACAACAGGATGGCCTGAGCGCCGTTGAACAACTGGTGTGTGACATTGCCGCAGAACGTTGGCGCAGTGGCAAGCGCGTGCTCATCGCCTGTGAAGATGAGCAGCAAGCCATTCGTCTTGATGAGGCGCTATGGGCGCGACCTGCCGAGAGTTTTGTCCCACACAATCTGTCGGGTGAAGGGCCGCGTGGCGGTGCCCCGGTGGAGATAGCCTGGCCACAAAAACGTAACAGCAGCGCGCGCGATATCCTGATAAGCCTGCGTACTGGCTTTGCAGATTTTGCCACCGCTTTCACAGAAGTGGTAGACTTTGTCCCCTACGAAGATTCCCTGAAACAACTGGCGCGCGAACGCTATAAAGCGTACCGCCTGGCTGGTTTTAACCTGAATACGGCAACCTGGAAATAA
- a CDS encoding valine--tRNA ligase has translation MEKTYNPRDIEQPLYEHWEQQGYFKPNGDESKESFCIMIPPPNVTGSLHMGHAFQQTIMDTMIRYQRMQGKNTLWQAGTDHAGIATQMVVERKIAAEEGKTRHDYGRDAFIDKIWQWKAESGGTITRQMRRLGNSVDWERERFTMDEGLSNAVKEVFVRLYKEDLIYRGKRLVNWDPKLRTAISDLEVENRESKGSMWHIRYPLADGAKTADGKDYLVVATTRPETLLGDTGVAVNPEDPRYKDLIGKFVVLPLVNRRIPIVGDEHADMEKGTGCVKITPAHDFNDYEVGRRHQLPMINILTFDGDIRESAEVYDTKGNESDVYASDIPAEFQKLERFAARKAIVAAVDALGLLEEIKPHDLTVPYGDRGGVVIEPMLTDQWYVRADVLAKPAVEAVENGSIQFVPKQYENMYFSWMRDIQDWCISRQLWWGHRIPAWYDNEGNVYVGRTEDEVRQENNLGADVALRQDEDVLDTWFSSALWTFSTLGWPENTDALRQFHPTSVMVSGFDIIFFWIARMIMMTMHFIKDEDGKPQIPFKTIYMTGLIRDDEGQKMSKSKGNVIDPLDMVDGISLEELLEKRTGNMMQPQLAEKIRKRTEKQFPNGIESHGTDALRFTLAALASTGRDINWDMKRLEGYRNFCNKLWNASRFVLMNTEDQDCGFNGGEMTLSLADRWILAEFNQTVKAFRDALDSFRFDIAAGILYEFTWNQFCDWYLELAKPVMNGGSEAELRGTRNTLITVLEGLLRLAHPVIPFITETIWQRVKVIAGINADTIMLQPFPEFDAAKVDEAASADTEWLKQAIVAVRNVRAEMNIAPSKPLELLLRGCSEAAVRRVNENSTFLKTMARLESITVLPADDKGPVSVTKIIDGAELLIPMAGLIDKDAELARLAKEVAKVDVEIGKIESKLANEGFVARAPEAVIAKERERLVAFADAKTKLIEQQAVIAAL, from the coding sequence ATGGAAAAGACATATAACCCACGCGATATCGAACAGCCGCTTTACGAGCACTGGGAACAGCAGGGCTATTTCAAGCCTAACGGCGATGAAAGCAAAGAGTCCTTCTGCATCATGATCCCGCCGCCGAACGTCACCGGCAGTTTGCATATGGGTCATGCTTTCCAGCAGACCATCATGGACACCATGATCCGCTACCAGCGCATGCAGGGTAAAAACACCCTGTGGCAGGCGGGGACTGACCACGCGGGTATCGCGACCCAGATGGTCGTTGAGCGTAAAATTGCCGCTGAAGAGGGTAAAACCCGCCACGACTACGGTCGCGACGCGTTCATCGACAAAATCTGGCAGTGGAAGGCAGAATCTGGCGGCACCATTACCCGCCAGATGCGTCGTCTCGGCAACTCCGTGGACTGGGAGCGCGAGCGCTTCACCATGGACGAAGGCCTCTCCAACGCTGTGAAAGAAGTGTTTGTCCGTCTGTATAAAGAGGACCTGATTTACCGTGGCAAGCGCCTGGTAAACTGGGACCCGAAACTGCGCACCGCCATCTCTGACCTGGAAGTGGAAAACCGCGAGTCAAAAGGCTCGATGTGGCACATCCGCTATCCGCTGGCCGACGGCGCAAAAACCGCAGACGGTAAAGATTACCTGGTGGTTGCTACCACCCGTCCGGAAACCCTGCTGGGCGATACCGGTGTGGCCGTTAACCCGGAAGATCCGCGCTACAAAGATCTGATCGGTAAATTTGTGGTCCTGCCGCTGGTTAACCGCCGTATTCCGATTGTGGGCGACGAACACGCCGACATGGAAAAAGGCACCGGCTGCGTGAAAATCACCCCGGCCCACGACTTCAACGACTACGAAGTGGGTCGTCGTCATCAGCTTCCAATGATCAACATTCTGACCTTCGACGGCGATATCCGTGAAAGCGCAGAAGTGTATGACACTAAAGGCAACGAGTCTGATGTTTACGCAAGTGACATCCCGGCCGAGTTCCAGAAGCTGGAACGCTTCGCCGCGCGTAAAGCGATCGTCGCTGCCGTAGATGCGCTGGGCCTGCTGGAAGAGATCAAGCCTCACGATCTGACCGTGCCGTACGGCGACCGTGGCGGTGTGGTTATCGAGCCAATGTTAACCGACCAGTGGTATGTGCGTGCCGACGTGCTGGCTAAACCTGCTGTTGAAGCGGTTGAAAACGGCAGCATCCAGTTCGTGCCGAAACAGTATGAAAACATGTACTTCTCCTGGATGCGTGACATTCAGGACTGGTGTATCTCCCGTCAGCTGTGGTGGGGCCACCGTATTCCGGCGTGGTATGACAACGAAGGCAACGTCTACGTTGGCCGCACCGAAGACGAAGTGCGTCAGGAAAATAACCTGGGCGCTGACGTTGCCCTGCGTCAGGACGAAGACGTGCTGGATACCTGGTTCTCCTCCGCACTCTGGACCTTCTCTACCCTCGGCTGGCCGGAAAATACCGATGCCCTGCGTCAGTTCCACCCAACCAGCGTGATGGTTTCCGGCTTCGACATCATCTTCTTCTGGATCGCCCGCATGATCATGATGACCATGCACTTTATTAAAGATGAAGACGGCAAACCGCAGATCCCGTTTAAGACGATCTACATGACTGGCCTTATCCGCGATGACGAAGGTCAGAAGATGTCTAAATCCAAGGGTAACGTTATCGACCCGCTGGATATGGTCGACGGTATTTCGCTGGAAGAGCTGCTGGAAAAACGTACCGGCAACATGATGCAGCCGCAGCTAGCCGAGAAGATCCGCAAGCGTACCGAGAAGCAGTTCCCGAACGGGATTGAGTCTCACGGTACCGACGCCCTGCGCTTCACCCTGGCGGCGCTGGCCTCTACCGGCCGCGACATCAACTGGGACATGAAGCGTCTGGAAGGTTACCGTAACTTCTGTAACAAGCTGTGGAACGCCAGCCGTTTCGTGCTGATGAATACCGAAGATCAGGATTGCGGCTTTAACGGCGGCGAGATGACGCTGTCGCTGGCTGACCGCTGGATCCTGGCGGAATTCAACCAGACGGTGAAAGCCTTCCGTGACGCACTGGACAGCTTCCGCTTCGACATCGCGGCAGGCATCCTGTACGAATTCACCTGGAACCAGTTCTGCGACTGGTATCTGGAGCTGGCGAAGCCGGTGATGAACGGTGGTTCTGAAGCAGAACTGCGCGGTACGCGTAATACGCTGATCACCGTGCTGGAAGGTCTGCTGCGCCTGGCGCACCCGGTCATTCCGTTCATTACTGAAACTATCTGGCAGCGCGTGAAGGTGATTGCAGGTATCAACGCCGACACCATCATGCTGCAGCCGTTCCCGGAGTTCGATGCCGCTAAAGTAGATGAAGCCGCATCAGCTGATACCGAATGGCTGAAACAGGCGATTGTTGCTGTGCGTAACGTTCGTGCAGAAATGAACATCGCCCCGAGCAAGCCGCTGGAACTGCTGCTGCGCGGTTGCAGCGAGGCTGCCGTTCGTCGTGTGAATGAGAACAGCACCTTCCTGAAAACCATGGCGCGTCTGGAGAGCATCACCGTGCTGCCTGCCGATGACAAAGGTCCGGTTTCTGTGACCAAAATCATCGACGGCGCCGAGCTGCTGATCCCAATGGCGGGTCTGATCGACAAAGATGCCGAGCTGGC